The nucleotide sequence GGACGATATCTACCACGTTgctttgatggtgagctgGCAGTCCTTTTTAGAATACacatcaagctgacatcttCATAGACACCTGTACTCCACTACACCATGGGTGGTCTCGAGATCGGTACGGACTCTGATGTACATGACTCCAATTCTAAACCTATCCCAGGTCTTTACGCTTGTGGTGAATTGGCAGGTGGTGTGCATGGTGCGAATCGATTGGGAGGCAGTTCTCTTCTGTGAGTTGACAATCCAGTTTTTCCAGAAGTCATGTTGACGTTCTGATGTCCTTCAGCGGTTGTGTCGTCTTTGGTCGAGTTGCCGGTGATGCTGTATCTTCATACCTCCTTTCTACCTTGGCCAACGAACGAGCCGCCAACCGATTGTCCAACGTCGCTGGCCACTTGCTTGAAACCAAGATCCGAGTCGATCCAAACTCCAAGAATGTCAACCTTGAATTCTCATGGGCTGATAACGATAACTCCGGATCTCAATCGTACTCATCTGGTGGAGCTGGAGGACAACACACTGAAGTTCACGGTACCCGACAAGGAGCTCAGGATGCAAGTGTACCAGCCAATTCTCAACCTGctaaagaaggtgataagaCTTTAGCACAAGTCGAGCAAGAGAAATTACCTGAACCTaaagaaaagcaaaaatCAGGTGGTAAGACCAAAGGGGAATATACCGTTGAAGAAGTTGGGAAACATaataaggaagatgattgttgggtgatcattgatggtgaggTTTTAGATGTCACCAATTTTTTAGCGGACCATCCAGGTGGTGCCAAGGCGATCTTACTATATGCCGGACGGGATGCTACCGAGTaagttgatcaagattgatcaatgcACTATGAATGAAGCTCAACTTGCTGATTGTTTCTCAATAGGGAATTCGCTATGATCCACCCTCCGAATGCTATCAGCAAGTACGCTCCCGATACTGTCATTGGCAAGATCAAGGCTTAGGTCGTTCCGCGTAACTTGGTGGAGGGTATGTGATGTTTGGTCATAATTGTATATTCTCTTATCCAAATTTGTATCGAATCTTCCGGTCTTTTCCGTCCCACCTCACAGTCCTTATTGTTGTTCTCATCCCAAATACTCTAGCAAAGTTTTGTATTCTATGCAATGAAATTATGTCTTCATCTTGCAACTGAGATCAAGGCGACACATACTGGATGTTTTCATCGCAAAAATGGCCCACGTGGGTCTTGCGGGGTGTGATCACGTGACATGTCAACAGAAGATCATCCAGTACCTGTAATTTCTGAATTTTTATCTCATCTGTTTGGTTGCAGATAATACACCTTGTACTTGCTATATAGTATACGATACCAGCACAATCAATCAGACAGTATGCCAAAAGCTACGACATCCACATTCCGAGTCAATCCTACTTCAGCGGCCACTCGTCCCAATAAGAAGAATGgtcaatcttcttcaacagcGGCTGGTGCTTCAGGTGGTGCAGCAGGAGGAGCGAGGAATCACCTTTTCGACACAGCTAGATTCGGTCAACATATCTTGACGAATCCTCTGGTAGCTCAAGGGTGAGTGGGAAGTGTGCTTGACACTCAGAGGCGTGAACATATCCCGTAGCCACGATACCTGCACATCTCTGTCCCCTCACATAATttatctccttctcccctcCTAAATAGATTAACATAAATGATGATCGCACACGACGGTCTTCTTACCAAATATAAACAAAATGGTGTAAAGGCCCGAAACCCAATATATGCCGGGCACCCAATCTGACTATTCTTCTTGACCCATTCTCTTGCTTGTCACAGTATGGATTAACGAAGATATACCTGGCTGACCATTTTGTTGAATGGACATATAGGATAGTAGATAAAGCCAATTTGAAACCTACCGATATCGTACTGGAAGTAGGTCCAGGTACGGGTAATCTGACAGTCAGGATATTGGCTGCTTGTAGGAAGGTGGTTGCTGTTGAGATGGATCCAAGGATGGCTGCTGAAGTGCAAAAGAGAGTATTAGGAAAGTGAGTCGAAACTTCTTTACATTGCAATCACACTGTGTAGATTTTACTGTTATCTGACACTGTATACTCGCTTGGTCCAGACCCGAGcagaagaaattggaagtgATGATCGGTGATTTTGTCAAAGCGGATTTACCTTATTTTGACGTTTGTATATCCAATACTCCTTATCAGGTGGGTTCATACTTGATTTTAGCTCTACACGTATCTTgctgatttcttcttgactttTTGTCAGATCTCTTCCCCACTAGTGTTCAAATTACTCTCTCATCGACCTATCCCCCGATGCGCAGTTTTGATGTTCCAACGTGAATTCGCCTTACGTCTAGTGGCCAGTGCGGGATCGAAACTGTGGGGTCGACTCGCAGCCAACGTCCAGCTCTATGCGAGGGTAGAACATATAATGAAAGTTGGTAAAGGTAATTTCCGACCGCCTCCTCAAGTCGAATCGTCTGTAGTCCGAATAATGCCCAGGGACCCACCTCCACCGGTTAAATTTGAAGAgtttgatggattgaataGAGTCATCTTCAGTAGGATGAATAAAACTGTTAGAGCGAATTTCAAGGCGAAGGGTGTGGCAGAACTGATAGAGAGGAATTATAAAACTTGGTGTGCAGAGAATGGTCATGTGAGTATTGAAAATTACTTAGTTCTCGACCATCACTGTCACTGCATATAATCTGGTATTTGTGCTAATTTATTCTGTTGTTTTGCTGTAGATaattgaagatggattcgaTATCAGAGAAAAGATAGATACGATTTTGTTGGATTCTGGATATGCGGATAACAGAGCTGCCAAGATGGATGTGGACGATTTGTTAAAGTCAGTAAAATAGTCTCGCGGATCGTTGAAGTGATCAGTACTGACAGTATGATGTGATGGTCTGTTAGGTTATTGGCTGCTTTCAACGTCGAAGGGATGTGAGTACATATAATTAGTTTCGTCTTCTTTCAGTTGCGATGGATATATGCTGATTGTCACCTCCTGCTCCATAGTCATTTCGCTTAATGTTCCAAAACACATACAGTGCCTCCATATGATTCTTGATATTTTTTGTTGTATTATAGATGTACACATGTATGGATCAAGAGCAACTCAAAGTCACACTACGATTGGTTACACTTGTTGCATCTGCACACACCGCACAGACCTGCCATACACTTTACTGGTACACATGCACGGATGTCCAAACCTCACCTCACCACTTTATCAGTTCATCAACCCCTTACATCCATTCCCTGCGtgtttcttccatttcttcatcccttctctcttctgcGTATAAGACTACCAATCCCATCTTACGGACTGTAGCTCAACGACGGTCGACCATGGCTCAAATATCAACGTGTCTGTTAGTATCGTGCTATCGCTTTTCTTGATCACACGGCCAATGCATGAACTGACTTGCCTCTCGTATCGGCTACAGCTGGAAACTCTGAttcccatcctccttcctGAAGTCCTCTCTCATATCCTCTTGTTCCTCAATATATCCCATCGGTCCGACCTCGCCTCTTGCGCAAGAGTATCCAAACGATTCAATCAAGCGGCAACACCCATCCTGTACCGCCATGTCGTCCTTCACCCCGATCAGGATTTAGGGATGATATTTC is from Kwoniella botswanensis chromosome 2, complete sequence and encodes:
- a CDS encoding dimethyladenosine transferase, encoding MPKATTSTFRVNPTSAATRPNKKNGQSSSTAAGASGGAAGGARNHLFDTARFGQHILTNPLVAQGIVDKANLKPTDIVLEVGPGTGNLTVRILAACRKVVAVEMDPRMAAEVQKRVLGKPEQKKLEVMIGDFVKADLPYFDVCISNTPYQISSPLVFKLLSHRPIPRCAVLMFQREFALRLVASAGSKLWGRLAANVQLYARVEHIMKVGKGNFRPPPQVESSVVRIMPRDPPPPVKFEEFDGLNRVIFSRMNKTVRANFKAKGVAELIERNYKTWCAENGHIIEDGFDIREKIDTILLDSGYADNRAAKMDVDDLLKLLAAFNVEGM